aaataccaaGTCAATATGTAAAGTCACAGACTCAGCTAATTTCTATGTCTTTCAAAactggtttttatttttattttcatttttttgggtcaaatgcATTTGACTATTGACTATTTTTACCCTTTCCCCCCTTTTCCTACCATTTTCTCAGTAACCAAACACAATCATTCTCACAAAACAGATAGAAAATTCCAGAGAATAGGCACTAACCTGATGAAACCCTTTCTCGACGGTGAGTGGAACCCCAAGCTCCGCCATGCAAGCATGAATCCGATCATCAGAGCCATACAATCCAGCATACCTCTGAATACACCGATCCTGCATCTTCTCCAACGCCACCGCCAAACCATAGCTAATCGCAAATCCACCACCGCCATAAGCCATATTGTAAGAATGATAAATGTTCTGCAAATGCGTCTCTGAAGAACTCCCAATGTAATAGAATTGATTGTGATCATACTTCTGCAAAACCCTAACCAAATTCTCCGTCACGAAGAACGTGTCATCGTCCCCCATCACAAACCACCTCACATCTTTCAATCGAAGTCTCACTGTTTCCGAAACGATCCGCGAGATTCTGATTGCGGACCTGCTACCCTTCGGGTAGGAGTATTTGAAATTCGTTGTGTTGCCGGAGATTCTCAGCTCCGGCAAGAGATTCTCGTCGCCGGGATCGGGTTTTGTTACGTTCTGCTCCAGCCACACGACGCCGCGCATTTGATTGGGTTTCCACCAGAGCTTGACGTACTCTTTCCTCTGCTTCCATAGATTTGATGAGGCTCCGATTCCGAAGACTATGTGAGAAATGTTGGTTTGTTCAAACGGTTTTGGGGTTGGGATTTGGGGTTGTTTTTCAGAGAGTGAAGTGGTGTGGATGGTGGGAATGTTGGGGTTTTGATCACAGTGATTGGAATGGGTGATGAATCGCAGGGAGTAGAAGAGGTAGGGGATGGAGATTAAGAGGAGGAGGAACACCATTAGCTTTGAGAAGCTTCGTGAAGAGTAAAATTGATCTGGGTCTTTGGGATTGTTGTTCATGGTGTGGTTCAATTGGTTCAGAATCTTGGGTTTTTTTCTGCAGGGAAAGATGGAAGAATCAGAAAATCTTTGAAGTTTTCAACCTCTTGTGTGCTccttcctcctccacctccacaAGTGGTAAAGGCAACCCTGCGGAATGCAATTGCAGATTGTAAGAAAACAAATGGAAGTGAAAAATGTGATTGATAAGGTTTGTGAAAAAGCAAAAAAGAAATGGaacaaaaatgaaattgaataggaggtggagttatagtttaaggcTTTACACTGTGAGGATGGAGGTTAGTGAGAAGGGAAAATTAGTTGAAAATGGATTTTAAGATATTTGGGAGAGAGTTGAAAATGAAGGAGGAGGTGAAATAGAAGATGCatgtatttttttagttttcttcCCAATATATTgatgagaaaatattttttgcacTAGGAAAGGGAAGTTACTTAGACACTTACTAATACCCTTGAACAAATTCATATTTTATTGATTATGTTTTgactaattaatttaattatattcttaataTATTTGGTGAAAATATTATATACTTAATTGAGATAACCgactatttttttaaaaaaattattagtaactataattaattatatgatcataataatttatataagtaaatagtaattattattatttaaaagataaaataaaacgtgtattttaataataatattttagatattataatcataaaaataatttttaaatttatatattataatattaagctttaaatgataaaaaaattaatatagatTAATAAATGACATATTATATATGTAAACAACAAGTAAGAGGATTAAATAGTAATTGCATAAcatactaattttttattttttacttttctatcTATTCTCTCTTATTTTTCACTCAATTTAAACAACTAAAAAATCacatcattttctatttttctcttataTTGTTTCCACATATATGTTTTGCACTCATTTTCAACACCCAAACCGAGGATAAAAGgccaaaaatattatattttttttcagaaaTACATTCAAGGCTTTATACGTGAATATTCTCCTTTTTTACCTACTTTCTTTTCAATATATCACATGTAACATTCACGTCAATTATTATATTTCTTTTGGCTTGCACTTTTCATCCCTGATCTATATCCCTTGTacaattttggt
This portion of the Lotus japonicus ecotype B-129 chromosome 3, LjGifu_v1.2 genome encodes:
- the LOC130746146 gene encoding uncharacterized protein LOC130746146, translated to MNNNPKDPDQFYSSRSFSKLMVFLLLLISIPYLFYSLRFITHSNHCDQNPNIPTIHTTSLSEKQPQIPTPKPFEQTNISHIVFGIGASSNLWKQRKEYVKLWWKPNQMRGVVWLEQNVTKPDPGDENLLPELRISGNTTNFKYSYPKGSRSAIRISRIVSETVRLRLKDVRWFVMGDDDTFFVTENLVRVLQKYDHNQFYYIGSSSETHLQNIYHSYNMAYGGGGFAISYGLAVALEKMQDRCIQRYAGLYGSDDRIHACMAELGVPLTVEKGFHQCDVYGNLFGLLTAHPVTPLISLHHLDVVEPIFPNVTQAQALKRLTQPMDLDSAGLMQQSICYDEARKWTVSVSWGYAVQIFRGIFSAREMEMPARTFQNWYRRADSTSFTFNTRPITRNSCQIPFVYYFSYAVYNEDTHQTATRYVRVESNPECKWRMEDPTQIEVVEVYKKPNPNLWDKSPRRNCCRVKPTKKKGTMVIDVGECREGEVVEL